The genomic stretch GGAAGCTTAACATCAAGCTTCTCAAATGAAGTATAACTTAAGAAGGGTGCTTAAAGGATATCAAAGTTATTCAGTAAATCAAGAAACTTATTTCATCGAATGGCATCACAGTAGCTGCTCTGTATTCAAGATATAATAATGAATGTCCAtaataagaaataacaaaaattaaTATGGAGACCATTTTATCTTTTTGGGACTTCTGATAACTAAATGCGATTCCTAGTATTTAATTGTTGAAAAATCAGTGagatagataaataaataatcagtGGACTAATCCCGAGAACAAAAAGTTTGTAAGGGGGGACTTACCATGAACCCAGGCTATGAGATCCAGTATCTTCAGATAAAAACCCAGGGAAGATTGACAGTGTCACTACGTATATCAGAAAGATGTCAATTGCATAATCTATGTTCTTAAAAAGCAACTGTTTGTTGCTCAGACGATCCAATACTTCAGAGTCTTCTGCAGCGTGCAGAGATTCCAAAAGTTGCGTATGTTGTATGTCAGTTGATAGAGAACTGGAATATATTCCTTCACCTGTTTTTATGTGAATTCCACCAGCAGCAAGGTCAGCTGAAACTGTTTTTGACCCTTCAGATGCTGCCTTTGAACGATAGTACTTTACTATCGGTAATTTGGGGAAGACGAATGCATAGAGAATAACACATAGCAGCTCAAAAAGTGATGAAATGGAAAAGAATAACACTGCAGAGGGAGTAACAAAATATTCATTAgtaataataaatttaaaagGTAGTGTTTCAAACACATATATCCGTGAGATATGTAAATATACTAGTTTTCTTCAGATCAATGCATTAAAAAGTATACAAAGTAACATTGGGTACACCAAATAAGCCTAAGCATCTTCTATGAATACCCAATAACCATAACAATGAAATTAGATTCCTGAATGAAGAATTCTGAAACATGGTAACTAACTTCCTTAACAAAGTTCCCAAACTCATACTCTTCAATGAAAATAGACACCAAGTCCTTTATAAATTTATTGTAATCTCAATATGAATTAGTTCAACCACTCTAGGGCAATGAAGTTATGATTAAGAGATATGTTACGTACAAGCACCCTTCCGGAGACCATTCGTAGAACTCTCGAATGCTGCTTTTGTGATCAATCTCAGGGCGGAGGTTAGAGCCCCTGATGCAGCCATACCAGCAAGAAAAGACTGCAGGATTTACAAAAACATTTGCAATTCTGACAATATGTTGTGATAAACTTAGGTAAGATTTATTGCAGATCATTAAACTGGTAACCTCCATACTTGGATGAGTTCAGGATGCATGAAGGAGAGGTCCCCAAGCATTCCACCCTGGACATGAGCATCAGCAACCCCAAAGGCTCCCATGACGGCACAGATACCAATATAAGTCCATAGTCCTCCTTTTCCTGATGTGGCTAAATCCAACTATCacagaatggaaaaaaatatgatgtGCTCTAAGCAATGATGAAATGCATTAAATGTGAATTACCAAATCTAACTGGTAGAATTTTAGAATATCTTGgatgataaaaataaaacataggtaCACACATACTTACAACTATAACCAATAGAGAACTTATGAAAAAAAGGATATATCCAGTTAAGTTCCTTCTTCGAGTATTGATCTTTGCCTCATTGTATGCTAGTAGGGTCAGTGTTCCAAGAGCAAAAGGCTGATACACAAGGATAAGTACCCTTGCAGGGTGGTAGTGCTGCATAGGAAAAGCAAGAAACCAAGGTGGCAACTTTGTTAAATGAGTTAGGGAGAAACAATGCATACTTTAAGAAAATATTGCAAATGGTAGTTATGCCCTAAAGTCactttaccattttaccccaTCTTCCTATATTCAATTAGTTGCTAGGGACTAGTGGATTGAGAAAATTGCTCACCAACTCTTTCTCTATACTGGTCAAACTAAAAAGCCATTTAGTAGTAGAGCCAAGATAGCAAAAATGGGTATTTACATTTTAGGTATCTTCTATATGTTTACGAGTTCATATATTGAAGTGCGATTATGATGGAATTACATCAAATGGTTTCTAGTATTGTTCAGTTGATCAACGGGTTTCTTAGATGTCGGACTTATTCAGTACATTGGGATTTTAATACGTTCATTTTTACAGTGGGAGGAATATCTTCCTTCCTGTGAAACTCTCATTGATAGAAATGTCATCTATCACCTATGGTGACTGAGACACTGGCTTATAATGAAGACGCCAACAGATTCATTTAAGAAAACAGGTGAAATTGTGTGGGGATCATTAACAAAGCAAAACAAGCTGACCATCaaccccctccccaccccctccctCCACGTCTCACCCTTTTTTTGTTGGGGAGGGGAGCACAACCTAGTATTTGGCTGTTGGTTGGAAATACAGTAAGATAGAGTTTGAAGAACATGATTTCTTATACACATCCACTTTCTATGGCTTCCTTGGATATAGAACCTATAATAAAATACACTTGAAATATGGCAAACACAACATTTTCCAGGTCCTCCTAACCCACAAAATAGGAATATATTGAATTGGAGGATGTGTTCTTGTTGGAGGTTTCTATCTAGGGAGACTCACATCATTGATAAACGAGAACCATTAAGGATATCTTAGGTTGACTGAGCCATTGAACTATCATTAGGCACCCAATcaggaagaaataaataaagatgacaCTGGATGCCAGCAGCTTTAGACTTTGATGGTGATTCTTGACCCAGGAAGCCAATCAGTTCACAGCAATCCCTCACACCccgcccccccaaaaaaaaaaaaaaaaaaaaaaaaaaaaactctgcttCCCTCCAGGTTTCTGGCTGAGAAATCAGAACCAGTTGGAGCTGGGTTCGGGATCAGATTGGATGATTCTTGATCAAAGTTAAGCTGGTTTTCAACATTGACAGAAAAAAGATGGATCAGCAAAGAGAGGGGCTAACATGTGTATTTTTCTTACGTTAAGATTGCTTAATCTAAAACCAATTTATATTCAGGTTGGCTATTCCCAGCCTCATCCCATCTGACCTGATCCTATGTGCTTCATTCCCACCTTGGTTTAAATGAACCAGCACTACAACGTAACCCAGCTGCTAGTTCATGGAGTCTCAGTATTAGAAGAGCTAGGATTAGGAGCCCTGAAAGTGCACAAAGACTAACAGTGCATCGTTTACATCTAGTACAAAGCCACAACCATATAATCAGTCAAGTAGACAATTCCAtggcataaatcataaacaaagaatCAGAAGCTGAAAAGGACCAAATACCGGGAACAACTTGGTGTAGTAATCCACTATCGTCATCATACTATTGTATGCGAAAAGGCATCCATTACCAAGAATCCAGCACACTAGCACTGCAGTATGCTTGCCCTAATGATGAAAGAAAATGGGTATCAGAAATTGATTCAAAGAATTCATTACCATGCAACACTCCATGTCCAAAAAGTTCATCTACCAGCATAAAGCAACTTTTTTCTCAAACAACTAAGTTTTTTAAATCACAAACCTCAAGTTTAAGTGGAGCCTCATCTCCATCGGTTGCCATCATTACTGTTCAACTTCAAACACACCCAGAAGCAATGCACAGATCAAAGTTAGATGCATAATACT from Macadamia integrifolia cultivar HAES 741 chromosome 11, SCU_Mint_v3, whole genome shotgun sequence encodes the following:
- the LOC122093332 gene encoding equilibrative nucleotide transporter 3-like; translation: MMATDGDEAPLKLEGKHTAVLVCWILGNGCLFAYNSMMTIVDYYTKLFPHYHPARVLILVYQPFALGTLTLLAYNEAKINTRRRNLTGYILFFISSLLVIVLDLATSGKGGLWTYIGICAVMGAFGVADAHVQGGMLGDLSFMHPELIQSFLAGMAASGALTSALRLITKAAFESSTNGLRKGALLFFSISSLFELLCVILYAFVFPKLPIVKYYRSKAASEGSKTVSADLAAGGIHIKTGEGIYSSSLSTDIQHTQLLESLHAAEDSEVLDRLSNKQLLFKNIDYAIDIFLIYVVTLSIFPGFLSEDTGSHSLGSWYPLVLIALYNVWDLVGRYIPLIKILKLESREGLMIATLSRFLLIPAFYFVAKYGDEGWMMMLTSFLGLTNGYLTVCVLTAAPKGYKGPEQNALGNLLVLCLLGGIFLGILLDWLWLIGKGW